One Spiroplasma sp. NBRC 100390 DNA window includes the following coding sequences:
- the ispF gene encoding 2-C-methyl-D-erythritol 2,4-cyclodiphosphate synthase — translation MRVGNSYDLHNLKAGTGFLLGGIFIPCQYQVEAVSDGDILLHTISEAIIGALGFGDLGDWFDETNKNINSQVILEQALTLMVNQNYQIVNIDTTIIVDEPKLKAYKTAIKMNLKHLLQLEDKNINIKATTTEKNFSNIIQSYTTLLLVKSENR, via the coding sequence ATGCGTGTTGGTAATAGTTATGATTTACATAATTTAAAAGCAGGAACAGGATTTTTATTGGGAGGAATTTTTATTCCATGTCAATATCAAGTTGAAGCTGTTTCTGATGGTGATATCTTGTTACACACAATTAGTGAAGCAATTATTGGGGCATTGGGTTTTGGTGATTTAGGGGACTGGTTTGATGAAACAAACAAAAATATTAATTCACAAGTAATTTTAGAACAAGCACTAACTTTAATGGTTAATCAAAATTATCAAATTGTTAACATTGATACAACAATTATTGTTGATGAACCAAAATTAAAAGCATATAAGACAGCAATTAAGATGAACTTAAAGCACTTATTACAATTAGAAGATAAAAATATTAATATTAAAGCAACAACAACAGAAAAGAACTTTAGCAATATTATTCAAAGTTATACAACGTTACTGTTAGTCAAAAGCGAGAATCGTTAG
- a CDS encoding HD domain-containing protein, with protein sequence MKLPLTIRDSVHGDIEVTEEIAVKLINTPEFQRLRRISQLAGGQYVFPSASHTRFSHCIGVYHLVSKMLETPSFQEMYSKHEQLLVKLAGLLHDIGHGPFSHTFEMINKVTNSDISHESYSTLLIKSPTTNINKILTEEFSPDEINELCMIIEGKHHDSVLSSLVSSQLDADRMDYLLRDGQTSGVGYSHVDTQWIIRHLFIKDKKIIFPLKVQYAIESFLIGRYHMYKQIYLHPLSIGFDLTFKMMFKRLCDLYHENYAFKNKEIVTLLSPLFNGKMMKAEEYCLLDDYTLFTYLKMLEYENDEILVTLIKMLTNREFLRKINPNKRNLEEIKNNLIKKYKNHYNYFMVEYNLKPVKLYDSNTKPIYIDTPAGVKCIMEVSEVLAFKNNNKETATTIWFSIGEKYESS encoded by the coding sequence ATGAAATTACCCTTAACAATTCGGGATAGTGTTCATGGTGATATTGAAGTTACTGAAGAAATTGCTGTTAAATTAATTAATACCCCAGAATTTCAGCGTTTACGCCGAATCAGTCAGTTGGCGGGGGGACAATATGTTTTTCCAAGTGCGTCTCATACGCGTTTTTCACATTGTATTGGAGTTTATCATTTGGTTAGTAAAATGTTAGAAACACCAAGTTTTCAAGAAATGTATAGCAAACATGAGCAATTATTGGTTAAATTAGCAGGATTGTTACATGATATTGGGCATGGTCCTTTTTCACACACTTTTGAAATGATTAATAAAGTTACAAATAGTGATATTAGTCATGAAAGTTATTCAACATTGTTAATTAAAAGTCCAACCACAAACATTAATAAGATTTTAACCGAAGAATTTAGTCCTGATGAAATTAATGAATTATGTATGATTATTGAAGGAAAACATCATGATAGTGTTTTATCATCATTAGTTTCATCACAACTAGATGCTGACCGGATGGATTACTTATTACGAGATGGTCAAACAAGCGGTGTTGGTTATAGTCATGTTGACACACAATGAATCATTCGCCATTTGTTTATCAAAGATAAAAAAATTATTTTTCCATTAAAAGTTCAATATGCAATTGAATCCTTTCTAATTGGTCGTTATCATATGTATAAACAAATTTATTTACATCCATTAAGTATTGGTTTTGATTTAACTTTTAAAATGATGTTTAAACGTTTATGTGATTTGTACCACGAAAACTATGCTTTTAAAAATAAAGAAATTGTGACATTATTAAGTCCATTATTTAATGGCAAAATGATGAAGGCAGAAGAATATTGCTTACTGGATGATTACACTTTATTTACTTATTTAAAAATGTTAGAGTATGAAAATGACGAAATATTAGTTACGTTAATTAAAATGTTAACAAATCGAGAATTTTTACGAAAAATCAACCCAAATAAAAGAAATTTAGAAGAAATTAAAAATAATTTGATAAAAAAATATAAAAACCATTATAATTATTTTATGGTTGAATATAACCTGAAACCAGTTAAATTATATGATAGTAATACAAAACCAATTTATATTGATACTCCTGCTGGTGTAAAATGCATTATGGAAGTATCAGAAGTCTTGGCATTTAAAAATAATAACAAAGAAACTGCAACAACAATTTGGTTTTCAATTGGTGAAAAATATGAAAGTAGTTAG
- the rsmI gene encoding 16S rRNA (cytidine(1402)-2'-O)-methyltransferase: MANKIKQYSFKSNQPKVYLIATPIGNLQEMTPRAIDVIKNNVQKIYCEDTRNTLKLLNYFNLKKKLVSLNKENEIERFTEMINDLTANLSIAIISDAGYPLISDPGYYAVHKILAEYPYDVVPISGANAALNAIVSSGLNPKHFLFFGFLDKARTKKTKELEQIAKLPYPVIFYEAPHRLLETLKLIFTVLGNRQIAVGKELTKIHEQWYRGSCQEVSTFLTTEENVAFGEYVIVVDGFISEPEWVVADEILINEIDQLIKKENYRVKQAIDFVASKYQISKNILYNKYHHHKE, encoded by the coding sequence ATGGCAAATAAAATTAAACAATATAGTTTTAAAAGTAATCAACCAAAAGTTTATTTAATTGCAACACCAATTGGCAATTTACAAGAAATGACACCACGAGCAATTGATGTTATTAAAAATAATGTGCAAAAAATTTATTGTGAAGATACTCGTAACACTTTAAAATTGTTAAATTATTTTAATTTAAAGAAAAAATTAGTTTCATTAAATAAAGAAAATGAAATAGAACGATTTACCGAAATGATTAATGATTTAACCGCTAATTTATCGATTGCGATTATTAGCGATGCGGGCTATCCTTTAATTAGTGATCCTGGTTATTATGCTGTTCATAAAATTTTAGCGGAATATCCTTATGATGTTGTACCAATTAGTGGGGCAAATGCTGCCTTAAATGCAATTGTTAGTTCAGGTCTTAATCCAAAACATTTTTTATTTTTTGGATTTTTAGATAAAGCTAGAACAAAGAAGACTAAGGAACTAGAGCAAATTGCCAAATTACCATATCCAGTTATTTTTTATGAAGCGCCTCATCGTTTGCTAGAAACATTAAAACTAATTTTTACTGTTCTAGGTAATCGGCAAATTGCAGTAGGGAAGGAACTTACCAAAATTCATGAACAATGATATCGTGGTTCGTGCCAAGAAGTTTCAACATTTTTAACAACAGAAGAAAATGTTGCTTTTGGTGAATATGTGATTGTTGTTGATGGATTTATTTCTGAACCAGAATGAGTTGTGGCTGATGAAATATTAATTAATGAGATTGACCAATTAATTAAAAAAGAAAATTATCGGGTTAAACAAGCAATCGATTTTGTTGCAAGTAAGTACCAAATTAGTAAAAATATTTTGTATAATAAATATCATCATCACAAGGAGTAA
- the purB gene encoding adenylosuccinate lyase, with the protein MINRYAVPELEAIWNDENKYNIWAKVELLVCEGWAKIGLIPPTDIKKIKEHLTVNLPRMLELETETKHDVVAFTRMLSETLGPEKKWIHYGLTSTDVVDTSQNYLIKASNEVVKKYLQQLQTVLKSLALLYKKQLIMGRTHGMFAEPTSLGLKFLLWYAELERNIIRFNTAATGIEVVKISGSVGNFAHVEVAVEEYVAQQLGLQIDPIATQVTSRDYHVALFSSFGQIANLLEKMALEFRHFQRSEVSEIAEGFSKTQKGSSSMPHKKNPISAENISGLARLVRSNMNVTFENNLLWHERDISHSSNERIIIPDTYHLVVYLLKRMITVLDDLVVNPVKINEHLQQANNLYFSQVVLTKILKETNYSREEIYDFIQKCTLLTQQQQIDFKTVLIKNDVAKYLSLSELDKLFDINYFLRNVDKIYQRVLK; encoded by the coding sequence ATGATTAATCGTTATGCTGTTCCAGAATTAGAAGCAATTTGAAATGATGAAAATAAATATAATATTTGAGCAAAAGTAGAATTATTAGTTTGTGAAGGTTGAGCTAAAATTGGATTAATTCCACCGACTGATATTAAAAAGATTAAAGAACATTTAACCGTAAATTTACCACGAATGTTAGAATTAGAAACTGAAACAAAACATGATGTTGTTGCTTTTACCCGAATGTTGTCAGAAACATTAGGACCAGAAAAGAAATGAATTCATTATGGTTTAACATCAACTGATGTTGTTGATACTAGTCAAAATTATTTAATTAAAGCATCAAATGAAGTTGTTAAAAAATATTTGCAGCAATTGCAAACAGTTTTAAAATCATTAGCCCTTTTATATAAAAAACAATTAATTATGGGTCGTACTCATGGGATGTTTGCCGAGCCAACTTCGTTAGGACTAAAATTTTTACTTTGATATGCTGAGTTAGAACGAAACATAATTCGTTTTAACACAGCAGCAACAGGAATTGAAGTTGTAAAAATTTCTGGTTCTGTTGGTAATTTTGCCCATGTTGAAGTGGCAGTAGAAGAATATGTTGCTCAACAGTTAGGTTTACAAATTGATCCAATTGCAACCCAAGTTACTTCACGGGATTATCATGTTGCATTATTTTCTAGTTTTGGTCAAATTGCTAATTTGTTAGAGAAAATGGCTCTGGAGTTTCGTCACTTTCAACGTTCAGAGGTTAGTGAAATTGCAGAAGGCTTTAGTAAAACCCAAAAAGGATCATCATCAATGCCACATAAAAAAAATCCAATTAGTGCGGAAAATATTTCGGGGTTAGCTCGTTTAGTTCGTAGCAATATGAATGTTACTTTTGAAAATAATTTATTATGACATGAACGTGATATTTCACATAGTAGTAATGAACGGATTATTATTCCAGACACCTATCATTTAGTTGTGTATCTTTTAAAACGGATGATTACTGTTCTTGATGATTTAGTTGTTAATCCTGTCAAAATTAATGAGCATTTACAACAAGCAAATAATCTTTATTTTAGTCAGGTTGTCTTAACAAAAATTTTAAAAGAAACTAATTATTCGCGTGAAGAAATTTATGATTTTATTCAAAAGTGTACGTTACTTACCCAACAACAACAAATTGATTTTAAAACGGTTCTAATCAAAAATGATGTTGCAAAATATTTATCATTGTCAGAATTAGACAAGTTATTTGATATTAATTATTTTTTACGTAATGTTGATAAAATTTATCAACGAGTGTTGAAATAA
- a CDS encoding adenylosuccinate synthase, with protein sequence MSGTNYRTLAVVGSQWGDEGKGKITDYFAQKADVIVRWAGGDNAGHTIVIKGAKYKLSIVPSGVFNKNSINVIGNGCVVNLRKLVSEINYLQENGFDCSNLRISDRAHLIFPYHMKIDELQEEYRQKDSIGTTKKGIGPCYQDKAERIGIRLGDLFDEAGFLQKLENNLKFKNEILTKVFNSEGFDPKLIWKEYLDLFHQIKGLVTDTSILVDNAIHAHKKVLFEGAQGVMLDLDHGTYPFVTSSNPTAASIPVGVGIAPRYINNVIGIVKAYNTRVGTGPFPSEIFGETEKYIREVGREYGTVSGRARRIGWFDGVLMKHSLRISGYTSMAIMLLDVLSSIKELKICIGYEYNGQQIDYVPSTIKEYDACQPILIAMPGWEEDISKVTSFEELPHNAQQYLMKLEEIVGVPISLFSVGPDREQTILMNEEIF encoded by the coding sequence ATGAGTGGTACAAATTATCGAACATTAGCTGTTGTTGGTAGTCAATGAGGTGATGAAGGAAAAGGTAAAATTACCGATTATTTTGCCCAAAAAGCTGATGTTATTGTGCGCTGAGCGGGTGGTGATAATGCTGGGCATACGATTGTGATTAAGGGGGCAAAATATAAATTAAGTATTGTTCCTTCTGGTGTTTTTAATAAAAATTCAATTAATGTGATTGGGAATGGTTGTGTTGTTAACTTACGAAAATTAGTTAGTGAGATTAACTATTTACAAGAAAATGGCTTTGATTGCAGTAATCTACGGATTAGTGATCGTGCACATTTAATTTTTCCATATCATATGAAAATTGATGAATTACAAGAAGAATATCGCCAAAAAGATTCGATTGGAACAACTAAAAAAGGAATTGGACCTTGTTATCAAGACAAAGCAGAACGAATTGGAATTCGGTTGGGTGATTTGTTTGATGAAGCAGGATTTTTACAAAAATTAGAAAATAATTTAAAATTTAAAAATGAAATTTTAACAAAGGTTTTTAATAGTGAGGGATTTGATCCAAAATTAATTTGAAAAGAATATTTAGATTTATTTCATCAAATTAAAGGATTAGTAACTGATACTTCAATTTTAGTTGATAATGCAATTCATGCGCATAAAAAAGTTTTATTTGAAGGGGCACAAGGGGTGATGCTAGATTTAGACCACGGAACTTATCCTTTTGTAACATCTTCTAATCCAACGGCTGCTTCAATTCCGGTTGGTGTCGGAATTGCACCGCGTTATATTAATAACGTGATTGGAATTGTAAAAGCTTATAATACGCGAGTTGGAACTGGTCCGTTCCCATCAGAAATTTTTGGAGAAACAGAAAAATATATTCGAGAAGTAGGACGCGAATATGGTACTGTTTCTGGCCGTGCTCGTCGGATTGGATGGTTTGATGGTGTTTTAATGAAACATTCATTGCGAATTAGTGGTTATACTAGTATGGCAATAATGTTGTTAGATGTTTTATCATCAATTAAGGAATTAAAAATTTGTATTGGTTATGAATATAATGGTCAACAAATTGATTATGTTCCAAGCACAATTAAAGAATATGATGCATGTCAACCAATCTTAATTGCAATGCCAGGATGAGAAGAAGATATTAGCAAGGTAACATCATTTGAAGAACTACCACATAATGCTCAACAATATTTAATGAAATTAGAAGAAATTGTTGGGGTGCCAATTAGTTTATTTTCTGTTGGCCCTGATCGTGAACAAACTATTTTAATGAATGAGGAAATTTTCTAA
- the rpoE gene encoding DNA-directed RNA polymerase subunit delta, translated as MNDSVELLELVYSCLKKKGGSDTFENIWNEIASQSDVTVHGTSKEDVIAELYTDLVLDNRFVLTSEGMWGLREFLKYDDIKKQYDYTDQFETTEEFEDIDLDEEEEGEDEETLIDTLDFDDTLDEDDNEEDNFVEIEVEDDDLISNDYSVDDDDETVAAKLGITEEIDWKALEKEMEENN; from the coding sequence ATGAACGATAGTGTAGAATTATTAGAGTTAGTGTATTCATGTTTAAAGAAAAAAGGTGGAAGTGATACTTTTGAAAATATTTGAAATGAGATTGCTTCACAAAGTGATGTAACAGTACACGGAACAAGTAAGGAAGACGTTATTGCGGAATTATATACTGATTTAGTTTTAGATAACCGTTTTGTCTTAACAAGCGAAGGTATGTGGGGGTTACGCGAATTTTTAAAGTATGATGATATTAAAAAACAATATGATTATACTGATCAATTTGAAACAACAGAAGAATTTGAAGATATTGATTTAGATGAAGAGGAAGAGGGCGAAGATGAGGAAACATTAATTGACACTCTTGATTTTGATGATACTTTAGATGAAGACGATAATGAAGAGGATAATTTTGTTGAAATTGAGGTTGAGGATGATGACCTAATTTCTAATGATTATTCTGTTGATGATGACGATGAAACAGTAGCAGCTAAATTGGGTATTACAGAAGAAATTGACTGAAAAGCTCTTGAAAAAGAAATGGAAGAAAATAATTAA
- the gltX gene encoding glutamate--tRNA ligase produces the protein MSQKIRLRYAPSPTGFLHIGNTRTALFNYLFAKHYQGVFVLRIEDTDTERNVDGAIASQLDNLRWLGIEPDETIDRPGAYGPYRQLERLDLYQKYAQELLKMKKAYYCFCTPAELEQDREAQLAAGHLSPRYNRKCRNLSATEVATKLANQMPYNLRFFVPGNTSYDFDDLVRGPVHFESKDLGDWVILKSNGIPTYNFAVVIDDMLMAISHVVRGEEHISNTPKQLMIYQAFKVTPPIFAHLTLIVNEQHKKLSKRDSHLMQFISQYRTLGYLSSAIFNFISLLGWSPSGTAEIFSHDELIKLFDETRFSKSPSMFDVKKLTWMNNYYLKQLSDEDYLAFVRPFLAQKYDLTKKGTEWVNMLLLIYKKELQYGAEIVTLAKPFFEPVEQLTSTTMTVLTELTDYEAMIATFKTQLDQLSDWTETSIKDLITKMGDQYKMKGKNLFMPIRIFTSHQEHGPELAKVIYLLGKEQVISNITKLQ, from the coding sequence ATGAGTCAAAAGATTAGATTACGTTATGCCCCAAGTCCAACTGGGTTTTTACATATTGGAAATACAAGAACAGCCTTATTTAATTATTTATTTGCAAAACATTATCAAGGTGTTTTTGTTTTACGGATTGAAGATACTGATACAGAACGAAATGTTGATGGTGCAATTGCATCACAATTAGACAATTTACGTTGATTAGGAATTGAACCAGACGAAACAATTGATCGTCCGGGCGCTTATGGGCCATATCGTCAGTTAGAACGATTGGACCTTTATCAAAAATATGCTCAAGAGTTATTGAAAATGAAGAAAGCATATTATTGCTTTTGTACGCCAGCGGAATTAGAACAAGATCGCGAAGCGCAGTTAGCGGCCGGGCATCTTTCACCACGTTATAATCGAAAATGCCGAAATTTATCAGCAACTGAAGTTGCAACAAAATTAGCAAATCAAATGCCATATAATTTGCGTTTTTTTGTTCCTGGTAATACGAGTTATGATTTTGATGATTTAGTTCGTGGCCCAGTTCATTTTGAATCAAAAGACCTTGGTGACTGAGTTATTTTAAAGTCAAATGGGATTCCAACTTATAATTTTGCTGTGGTAATTGATGATATGCTAATGGCGATTAGTCATGTTGTTCGCGGTGAAGAACACATTTCTAATACCCCAAAACAATTAATGATTTATCAAGCTTTTAAAGTAACACCACCAATTTTTGCACATTTAACTTTAATTGTTAATGAACAACATAAAAAATTATCAAAACGTGATAGTCATTTAATGCAATTTATTAGTCAGTATCGTACCTTAGGTTATTTATCATCAGCAATTTTTAATTTTATTAGTTTATTAGGATGATCGCCATCAGGAACAGCAGAAATTTTCTCACATGATGAATTAATTAAGTTATTTGATGAAACACGATTTAGTAAATCACCAAGCATGTTTGATGTTAAAAAATTAACTTGAATGAACAATTATTATCTTAAACAACTTAGTGATGAAGATTATCTTGCTTTTGTTCGACCTTTTTTAGCCCAAAAATATGATTTAACAAAAAAGGGGACAGAATGAGTAAATATGTTATTATTAATTTATAAAAAAGAACTTCAATATGGAGCGGAAATTGTTACGTTAGCAAAACCTTTCTTTGAGCCAGTTGAGCAGTTGACATCAACAACAATGACGGTGTTAACAGAATTAACTGATTATGAAGCAATGATTGCAACTTTTAAAACACAGTTAGACCAGTTATCAGATTGAACAGAAACAAGTATTAAAGACCTAATTACAAAAATGGGTGATCAGTATAAAATGAAAGGAAAGAATCTATTTATGCCAATTCGAATTTTTACTTCTCATCAAGAACACGGACCAGAACTAGCAAAGGTTATTTATTTATTAGGAAAGGAACAAGTAATTAGTAATATTACAAAATTACAATAA
- a CDS encoding CTP synthase, producing MAKYIFVTGGVVSGLGKGITASSIGVLLKASGLNVFMQKFDPYLNVDPGTMSPYQHGEVFVTADGAETDLDLGHYERFIDENLTKESNITSGQIYKNVIEKERRGEYDGGTVQVVPHVTNEIKKKVYHAAETSKADIIITEIGGTVGDIESLPFIEAIRQVRMEQGRENVIYMHVSLVPYIAASKESKTKPTQHSVRELLSLGIQPDIVVARAEQVLDDSLIEKIALFCNIEKNNVLVATDAASIYEVPMKMYQQNAQQVISKLLNLNITKTDIAEWKRFVEKIDHSKTTIEIKLVGKYIELPDAYLSVSESLRIAGYENSVQVKIDWIKAEDVTVDNYQQLFQNAKGILVPGGFGERGFEGKILACQFARENKIPLLGICFGMQAAVIEFARNVCHIKDANSSELVKTNNAIIDLIRGKDKTEHIGGTLRLGNYKTRLVPNTLARQLYGKDEVLERHRHRYEFNNDYRQQLEQAGLVFSGLYETKNLVEVIELPDHPFYIAAQYHPEFTSRPNKPNPLFNGFVQAVIKTK from the coding sequence ATGGCAAAATATATTTTTGTAACGGGAGGAGTTGTAAGTGGCCTTGGGAAGGGAATTACTGCTTCTTCAATTGGTGTCTTATTAAAAGCAAGTGGATTAAATGTTTTTATGCAAAAATTTGATCCATATTTAAATGTTGACCCAGGGACAATGAGTCCTTATCAACATGGGGAAGTTTTTGTCACAGCCGATGGGGCAGAAACGGATTTAGATTTAGGGCATTATGAACGTTTTATTGATGAGAATTTAACAAAAGAATCAAATATTACTTCGGGACAAATTTATAAAAATGTGATTGAAAAAGAACGTCGTGGTGAATATGATGGTGGGACAGTTCAAGTTGTGCCACATGTTACTAATGAAATTAAAAAGAAAGTATATCATGCAGCAGAAACATCAAAAGCTGATATTATTATTACTGAAATTGGTGGAACAGTTGGTGATATTGAATCGTTACCCTTTATTGAAGCAATTCGACAAGTACGTATGGAACAGGGTCGTGAAAATGTGATATATATGCATGTTTCATTAGTACCGTATATTGCGGCTTCAAAGGAATCAAAAACAAAGCCAACACAACATTCAGTACGAGAATTATTATCATTGGGAATTCAACCTGATATCGTTGTTGCCCGTGCCGAACAAGTATTAGACGATAGCCTGATTGAAAAGATTGCTTTATTTTGTAATATTGAAAAAAATAATGTTCTTGTTGCAACTGATGCGGCAAGTATTTATGAAGTACCAATGAAAATGTATCAACAAAATGCCCAACAAGTAATTAGTAAATTGTTAAATTTAAACATTACAAAAACAGATATTGCGGAGTGGAAGCGATTTGTGGAAAAAATTGATCATTCAAAAACAACAATTGAAATTAAATTAGTGGGAAAATATATTGAGTTGCCAGATGCTTATCTGTCAGTTAGTGAATCATTACGCATTGCTGGTTATGAAAACAGTGTCCAAGTTAAAATTGATTGAATTAAAGCCGAAGATGTTACTGTTGATAATTATCAACAATTATTTCAAAATGCAAAAGGAATTTTAGTTCCTGGTGGTTTTGGTGAACGGGGGTTTGAGGGGAAAATTTTAGCCTGTCAGTTTGCACGTGAAAATAAAATTCCATTATTAGGAATTTGCTTTGGAATGCAAGCGGCAGTGATTGAATTTGCCCGTAATGTTTGTCATATTAAAGATGCAAATTCTTCCGAATTAGTTAAAACCAACAACGCTATTATTGATCTGATTCGTGGTAAAGATAAAACAGAACATATTGGTGGAACTTTGCGATTAGGAAACTATAAAACAAGATTGGTTCCAAATACATTGGCTCGTCAGTTATATGGCAAAGATGAAGTATTAGAACGTCATCGTCACCGTTATGAATTTAATAATGATTATCGTCAACAATTAGAACAAGCGGGGCTAGTTTTTAGTGGTCTTTATGAAACAAAGAACTTGGTTGAAGTCATTGAATTGCCAGACCATCCGTTTTATATTGCTGCTCAATATCATCCGGAGTTTACTTCGCGACCAAATAAACCAAACCCGTTATTTAATGGTTTTGTTCAAGCGGTAATTAAAACTAAATAA
- the pth gene encoding aminoacyl-tRNA hydrolase, producing MKLIVGLGNPGGEYTYTRHNIGFLAIDKLVVKFNLTKPRNVFNAFVWETTINNEKVLFCQPQTFMNLSGDAVLLIKQFYKLALEDIIVIYDDKDLAFNVLKLKKNGSSAGHNGIKDLIHKLGSENFLRIKLGIGKHDQIPLRNWVLGKFTADQLTIINNDLLERVSQIMSQYLVQGDSFDKLMSLYNGK from the coding sequence ATGAAGTTAATTGTGGGCTTGGGTAATCCAGGCGGTGAATATACTTATACAAGACATAATATTGGGTTTTTAGCAATTGATAAATTGGTTGTTAAGTTTAATCTAACAAAACCCCGCAATGTTTTTAATGCTTTTGTTTGAGAAACAACAATTAACAATGAAAAAGTTCTTTTTTGTCAACCACAAACTTTTATGAATTTAAGTGGTGATGCAGTTTTATTAATTAAGCAATTTTATAAATTGGCGTTAGAAGATATTATTGTAATTTATGATGATAAAGATCTCGCCTTTAATGTTTTAAAATTAAAAAAGAATGGTTCAAGTGCAGGTCATAATGGTATTAAAGATTTAATTCACAAGTTAGGAAGTGAAAATTTTTTGCGCATTAAATTAGGAATTGGTAAACATGACCAAATCCCCCTTCGTAATTGAGTATTAGGAAAATTTACTGCTGATCAGTTAACAATCATTAATAATGATTTACTAGAAAGAGTTTCTCAAATTATGTCACAATACTTAGTGCAGGGTGATAGTTTTGATAAACTAATGAGTCTTTATAATGGCAAATAA